The proteins below come from a single Microbulbifer sp. Q7 genomic window:
- a CDS encoding CmpA/NrtA family ABC transporter substrate-binding protein, translated as MQWKKPFKKLAASLVLAVGFSSVAVSSSAEELGYPEKEELTFGFIKLTDMAPIAIAYEKGFFEDEGLYVTIEAQANWKVLLDGVIDGRLDGAHMLAGQPIAATMGFGTKADIITPFSMDLNGNGITVSNAIWEEMKPNIPKMDDGRPVHPIKADALKPVVEKYKADGKPFNMGMVFPVSTHNYELRYWLAAGGIHPGYYAPHKGDTSGQIDADALLSVTPPPQMPATLEAGTIYGYCVGEPWNQQAVFKGIGVPVVTDYEIWKDNPEKVFGITKEFAEKYPNTTVRITRALIRAAMWLDENNNANRPEAVKILSQSNYVGADYDVIANSMTGTFEYEKGDKREVPDFNVFFRYNATYPYYSDAIWYLTQMRRWGQISEDKPDEWYKELAAKVYRPDIYQAAANSLIAEKLATAEQFPDFTSEDGFRNPQTHFIDGIVYNGQKPNEYIEKFAIGLKSGQKL; from the coding sequence ATGCAATGGAAAAAGCCCTTCAAGAAACTCGCCGCTTCGCTGGTACTGGCCGTAGGATTTTCCTCGGTCGCCGTGTCCTCCAGTGCAGAGGAACTCGGCTACCCGGAAAAAGAAGAGCTGACCTTCGGCTTTATCAAACTCACCGATATGGCGCCCATCGCCATCGCCTATGAAAAAGGCTTTTTTGAAGATGAGGGTCTCTACGTCACCATCGAAGCACAGGCGAACTGGAAAGTTCTGCTGGACGGCGTTATCGATGGCCGTCTCGATGGCGCGCACATGCTGGCGGGTCAGCCGATAGCCGCCACCATGGGCTTCGGCACCAAGGCCGATATCATCACCCCCTTTTCCATGGACCTGAACGGCAACGGTATCACCGTCTCCAATGCGATCTGGGAAGAAATGAAGCCGAACATTCCCAAGATGGATGACGGCCGCCCGGTGCACCCGATCAAGGCTGATGCGCTCAAACCCGTGGTGGAGAAATACAAGGCGGATGGCAAGCCCTTCAATATGGGCATGGTATTCCCGGTATCCACCCACAATTATGAGCTGCGTTACTGGCTGGCTGCCGGCGGTATCCACCCCGGTTACTACGCGCCGCACAAAGGCGACACCTCTGGCCAGATCGACGCCGATGCACTCCTCTCGGTAACCCCGCCGCCGCAAATGCCAGCCACTCTGGAGGCAGGCACTATCTACGGATACTGTGTGGGTGAACCCTGGAACCAGCAAGCCGTATTCAAAGGCATTGGCGTACCCGTCGTTACCGACTATGAGATCTGGAAAGACAACCCAGAGAAGGTATTTGGTATCACCAAGGAATTCGCCGAAAAGTACCCCAACACCACCGTACGGATTACCCGCGCCCTGATTCGCGCCGCCATGTGGCTGGATGAGAACAACAACGCGAATCGCCCGGAAGCCGTAAAGATCCTGTCACAGTCCAACTACGTGGGTGCGGACTACGATGTCATCGCCAACAGCATGACCGGAACCTTTGAATACGAGAAGGGTGACAAGCGCGAAGTGCCCGACTTCAACGTCTTCTTCCGCTACAACGCCACCTACCCCTACTACTCTGATGCCATCTGGTACCTCACCCAGATGCGTCGCTGGGGCCAGATCTCTGAAGACAAGCCGGACGAGTGGTACAAGGAGCTGGCAGCCAAGGTCTACCGCCCGGATATTTACCAGGCCGCCGCCAATTCCCTGATCGCAGAAAAACTGGCCACTGCCGAGCAATTCCCAGACTTCACCAGCGAAGATGGCTTCCGCAACCCGCAGACCCATTTTATCGACGGCATTGTCTACAACGGCCAGAAGCCCAATGAATATATCGAGAAGTTCGCCATTGGCCTGAAATCCGGACAGAAACTCTAA
- a CDS encoding OmpP1/FadL family transporter, translated as MTIKSLRKAALATAICAVTGGTFSSGALAAGFALQESSTSGLGRAFAAENAIGDNAAILARNPAGSALFNEMAFSVGVTYVNPEIDAAGTTDYYSLTAAGPNLEASVFDRADDYASSAFVPNAYFAMPLDDCWSFGLAMNTDYGLETDFDSDWPVTHIADQTELLSVNIAPSVAFDWNNQFSVGVSVNFLYADATLKSKVPNNFVLDPLAEQILGGPASNAKLLDAEGDDWDVGWSIGALWRSVDGRTHIGVSYQSELDPEIDADVDSDLLRSATTGLPFNNERANLTLDLPDIFELGIYHRFHDEWGVAFGAMWTDWDDFERLEAFFPDQRVNGNPVPDYNPLKIKEENFKTGWRYSLGVEYYPCDEVTWRVGYAYDNGAARDGFNNDALAESQAVGFLPDGLPVTWRTLSIPDADRQWVTFGGTYKVNNQLSIDGGLAYLWGDDEPIQEFQALPLVPGVGLGTYFDGGTTNLEAWLIGASLNYSF; from the coding sequence ATGACTATCAAATCTTTGCGTAAAGCCGCGCTGGCCACGGCTATCTGCGCCGTCACCGGCGGTACTTTCTCAAGCGGCGCCCTGGCAGCGGGCTTCGCGCTTCAAGAATCCAGCACATCGGGCCTGGGTCGTGCGTTCGCTGCGGAAAACGCCATCGGCGACAACGCGGCTATTCTCGCGCGTAACCCGGCAGGCTCTGCGCTGTTTAACGAAATGGCGTTTTCGGTCGGCGTTACCTACGTCAATCCGGAAATCGATGCCGCCGGCACAACGGACTATTATTCTCTCACCGCCGCCGGCCCGAACCTGGAAGCCTCGGTATTTGACAGGGCCGACGACTACGCCAGTAGCGCCTTTGTGCCCAATGCCTATTTTGCCATGCCGCTGGACGACTGCTGGTCTTTCGGCCTGGCGATGAACACCGACTACGGCCTGGAAACCGATTTCGATTCCGATTGGCCGGTCACCCATATTGCGGACCAGACCGAACTGCTATCGGTCAATATTGCACCGTCGGTGGCTTTCGACTGGAACAACCAGTTCAGTGTGGGCGTTTCCGTCAATTTCCTGTACGCGGACGCCACGCTGAAGAGCAAAGTACCGAATAACTTTGTCCTCGACCCGCTCGCGGAGCAAATCCTGGGTGGGCCGGCGTCCAATGCAAAACTTCTCGACGCCGAGGGTGACGACTGGGATGTGGGCTGGAGCATCGGCGCACTCTGGCGCAGCGTCGACGGACGCACGCATATTGGCGTTTCTTACCAGTCCGAGCTGGACCCGGAAATTGACGCAGACGTAGACTCAGACCTGCTGCGCTCTGCGACCACCGGCCTGCCGTTTAATAACGAGCGCGCTAACCTCACCCTGGACCTGCCCGACATTTTCGAGCTGGGTATCTACCACCGCTTCCACGATGAGTGGGGCGTTGCCTTCGGTGCAATGTGGACCGACTGGGATGATTTTGAGCGTCTGGAAGCCTTCTTCCCGGATCAGCGTGTCAATGGCAACCCGGTGCCGGACTACAACCCGCTGAAGATCAAGGAAGAGAACTTCAAGACCGGCTGGCGCTATAGTCTGGGTGTCGAATACTACCCCTGCGATGAAGTGACCTGGCGCGTAGGCTATGCCTACGACAATGGCGCAGCGCGCGATGGTTTTAACAATGACGCACTTGCGGAGTCACAGGCAGTAGGTTTCCTTCCCGACGGACTCCCGGTTACCTGGCGCACACTGTCCATTCCTGACGCCGACCGCCAGTGGGTGACCTTTGGCGGCACTTACAAGGTGAACAACCAGCTGAGTATCGACGGTGGCCTCGCGTACCTGTGGGGCGATGATGAACCTATTCAGGAATTCCAGGCCCTTCCGCTGGTACCGGGTGTTGGCCTTGGCACCTACTTCGATGGTGGCACCACCAACCTCGAAGCCTGGCTAATCGGCGCCTCCCTGAACTACAGCTTCTGA
- a CDS encoding DUF3108 domain-containing protein yields MTHNALRKKAIGNTLLLSFLTLFSIAPFSQAETDHEIAPKVLLPFSATYEAKFSGFAVTAERKLTGSPASWRLDFSAHSMFAKIEEYSRFAQQGLQLIPQHYDYQKSGLGKDRHTALSFEDNASRVVNVYDKSRSIEKAPANLQDKISYQLQLAVDVANQKTPLKYQVADGRKIRQYEFRVAGTENIKTPMGVIETVKVERVREAGAERVTNIWFAPKWNYALVKLWQQEDNGKSYQITLTKLSIDGKEVPAEN; encoded by the coding sequence TTGACTCACAACGCACTGCGAAAGAAAGCGATTGGCAACACCCTGTTACTGTCGTTTCTCACCCTATTTTCCATTGCCCCCTTCAGCCAGGCTGAAACAGACCACGAAATCGCGCCCAAGGTACTCCTTCCCTTTTCCGCCACCTATGAAGCCAAGTTCAGTGGCTTCGCCGTAACCGCCGAACGCAAGCTCACAGGTTCGCCCGCCAGCTGGCGCCTGGATTTTTCGGCCCACTCGATGTTCGCAAAAATTGAAGAGTATTCCCGTTTTGCGCAGCAGGGTTTGCAGCTGATACCGCAACACTACGACTACCAGAAATCCGGCCTCGGCAAGGATCGGCATACCGCGTTGAGTTTTGAAGACAACGCCAGCCGTGTCGTCAATGTTTACGACAAGTCGCGCAGCATCGAAAAAGCGCCAGCGAATTTACAGGACAAGATCAGCTATCAACTGCAACTGGCGGTGGATGTCGCCAATCAGAAAACGCCGCTGAAATACCAGGTGGCCGACGGTCGTAAAATTCGCCAGTACGAATTCCGTGTCGCCGGCACAGAAAATATCAAAACGCCAATGGGTGTGATCGAAACCGTCAAGGTTGAACGTGTGCGCGAAGCTGGAGCAGAACGTGTCACCAATATCTGGTTTGCGCCAAAATGGAATTACGCTTTGGTAAAACTTTGGCAGCAAGAAGATAATGGCAAAAGCTACCAAATTACCCTGACAAAATTATCCATCGATGGCAAAGAAGTCCCCGCTGAAAATTAA
- the purN gene encoding phosphoribosylglycinamide formyltransferase — MSTQSSPAPAAARCRVVVLISGSGTNLQAFLDDAASGACEYTVEAVISNKADAYGLTRARNAGVATEVLSHRDFSDREHFDQAMVKRIDSYQPDLVILAGFMRILTPDFVRHYSGHLLNIHPSLLPKYQGLHTHQRALDAGDSEHGATVHFVTEELDGGPPVLQAAVPIEAGDTAETLAQRVQVQEHKMYPLVARWFAQGRLTMDGDRVLLDGELLPRSGKRLD; from the coding sequence ATGTCTACCCAATCTTCACCCGCGCCCGCTGCGGCGCGGTGCCGCGTCGTGGTACTGATTTCCGGCAGTGGCACCAATCTGCAGGCATTCCTCGACGACGCCGCCAGTGGGGCGTGCGAGTACACGGTTGAGGCGGTCATCAGCAACAAAGCGGATGCCTACGGCCTCACCCGTGCGCGCAATGCCGGCGTTGCCACCGAGGTACTGAGCCACCGGGATTTCTCCGATCGCGAGCACTTCGACCAGGCGATGGTCAAGCGCATTGATAGCTACCAGCCGGATCTTGTGATCCTGGCAGGCTTTATGCGCATTCTCACTCCCGACTTCGTACGCCACTACAGCGGCCACCTGTTGAACATTCACCCCTCTCTGTTGCCCAAGTACCAGGGCCTGCACACGCACCAGCGTGCGCTGGACGCCGGAGACAGCGAACACGGTGCCACCGTGCACTTTGTCACCGAAGAACTGGATGGCGGCCCACCCGTATTGCAGGCCGCCGTGCCCATTGAAGCCGGTGACACCGCGGAAACCCTTGCACAGCGTGTTCAGGTGCAGGAACATAAAATGTATCCGCTGGTTGCCCGCTGGTTCGCCCAGGGGCGGCTGACAATGGACGGCGATCGCGTACTACTGGATGGCGAGCTACTGCCCCGCAGCGGCAAGCGCCTCGACTGA
- the purM gene encoding phosphoribosylformylglycinamidine cyclo-ligase, with product MSDSKPNSSSPSLSYKDAGVDIDAGNALVERIKHVAKRTARPEVMGGLGGFGALCELPTGYKEPVLVSGTDGVGTKLRLAMDLGIHDTIGIDLVAMCVNDLVVAGAEPLFFLDYYATGKLNVDIAADVVAGIGRGCELAGAALVGGETAEMPGMYEGDDYDLAGFCVGVVEKSEIIDGSKVQAGDKLIALGSSGPHSNGYSLIRKVLEISGADLQKDLEGKTLAESLMAPTRIYVKSLLALMKEVQVNALSHITGGGLLENLPRVLPESARAVIDTKSWALPPVFRWLQETGNIEGREMYRTFNCGVGMVICVPAADADKAVAKLQELGEDAFILGSIEAATSADGEAVELAGL from the coding sequence ATGAGTGACTCCAAGCCGAACTCCTCCAGCCCCTCTCTCAGCTACAAAGACGCCGGTGTCGATATCGACGCAGGCAACGCGCTGGTCGAGCGTATCAAGCACGTGGCCAAGCGCACCGCACGCCCGGAAGTGATGGGCGGTCTGGGCGGTTTTGGCGCTCTGTGTGAGCTGCCCACCGGTTATAAAGAGCCGGTTCTGGTGTCTGGCACCGACGGTGTGGGCACCAAGCTGCGTCTGGCCATGGACCTGGGCATCCACGACACCATCGGTATCGATCTGGTGGCCATGTGCGTGAATGACCTGGTTGTCGCCGGCGCCGAGCCGCTGTTCTTCCTGGATTACTACGCCACCGGCAAGCTGAATGTGGATATTGCGGCAGACGTGGTGGCCGGTATCGGCCGCGGTTGCGAGCTGGCGGGTGCCGCGCTGGTGGGCGGTGAGACCGCCGAAATGCCGGGTATGTACGAGGGTGACGACTACGATCTGGCCGGCTTCTGCGTGGGCGTGGTAGAGAAATCCGAGATCATCGACGGCTCCAAAGTGCAGGCCGGTGACAAACTGATTGCCCTGGGCTCCTCTGGCCCCCACTCCAATGGCTATTCCCTGATTCGCAAGGTGCTCGAGATCAGCGGTGCCGACCTGCAGAAGGACCTCGAAGGCAAAACCCTGGCCGAATCCCTGATGGCGCCCACCCGCATCTACGTCAAGAGCCTGTTGGCACTGATGAAGGAAGTCCAGGTCAACGCCCTGAGCCATATCACCGGCGGCGGCCTGCTGGAAAACCTGCCCCGCGTGCTCCCCGAGAGTGCCCGTGCGGTGATCGACACCAAGAGCTGGGCTCTGCCGCCCGTATTCCGCTGGCTGCAGGAAACCGGCAATATCGAAGGCCGCGAGATGTACCGCACCTTCAACTGTGGTGTTGGCATGGTGATCTGTGTACCCGCAGCCGATGCCGACAAGGCGGTCGCCAAGTTGCAAGAACTGGGCGAAGATGCCTTCATCCTCGGCAGCATCGAAGCGGCCACGAGCGCCGACGGCGAAGCGGTCGAGCTGGCGGGACTGTAA
- a CDS encoding DUF2066 domain-containing protein codes for MPLTMNPRGLVCFALLLAALFVALPASARVMPDLYEVNEAVPSRGTTDRAAATSRGLERVFVRVTGNQTVGSSPKLAPVLEQAQKYVQGYRYDTVDNQLYVRLTFDPQAVNDLVHQLQLPLWPNNRPGTLVWMAVDTLQGGRDTLRQEDYPELFGLLDGLAMERGLPLDFPVMDLNDQRNMPLGALWAQDESAAQRAGVRYRPDATLMGRLLQTSGQRWQANWLLIHGGRSYAFDASGTSLEEVALRGVNEAANRLAERYAVRTDDTGVTSAVLVEISGVRSFADYSAATSYLQGLAQVSSADVLSVNGDRLTLALTTSTQLESLRDVLALNRNLQLANDEGLVDLTGYRAPLGSAQNPLRYSWQ; via the coding sequence ATGCCATTGACCATGAACCCCCGGGGGCTAGTCTGTTTCGCGCTGTTGCTGGCGGCACTGTTTGTGGCACTGCCCGCGTCGGCGCGGGTAATGCCAGATCTGTATGAAGTGAATGAAGCGGTGCCCAGCCGCGGTACCACGGACCGCGCTGCGGCCACCAGCCGGGGCCTGGAGCGGGTGTTTGTACGGGTGACCGGAAACCAGACGGTGGGCAGCAGCCCCAAGCTGGCACCGGTGCTGGAACAGGCCCAGAAGTACGTGCAGGGCTACCGCTATGACACCGTCGATAACCAGCTCTATGTGCGCCTGACGTTTGACCCCCAGGCGGTCAATGATCTGGTGCACCAGCTGCAATTGCCCCTGTGGCCCAATAATCGCCCGGGTACTCTGGTGTGGATGGCGGTGGATACCCTGCAGGGTGGCCGCGACACCTTGCGCCAGGAGGACTACCCGGAACTGTTCGGTCTGCTCGACGGGCTGGCCATGGAGCGCGGGTTGCCACTGGACTTCCCGGTAATGGATCTCAATGACCAGCGCAATATGCCCCTCGGCGCCCTGTGGGCACAGGACGAGAGCGCGGCACAGCGCGCCGGCGTGCGTTATCGTCCGGATGCGACCCTGATGGGGCGCCTGCTGCAGACTTCCGGGCAGCGCTGGCAGGCTAACTGGCTGCTGATCCACGGTGGCCGCAGCTATGCTTTCGATGCCAGCGGTACCTCGCTGGAAGAAGTGGCCCTGCGCGGTGTGAATGAGGCTGCGAACCGCCTCGCAGAACGCTATGCGGTGCGCACCGACGACACCGGCGTGACCAGCGCGGTACTGGTGGAAATTTCCGGTGTGCGCAGTTTTGCGGACTACTCCGCGGCCACCAGTTACTTGCAGGGGTTGGCCCAGGTCAGCAGCGCAGATGTGCTGTCGGTCAATGGCGATCGCCTGACGCTGGCGCTGACCACGAGCACTCAGCTGGAATCCCTGCGGGATGTGCTCGCTTTGAACCGCAATTTGCAACTGGCAAACGACGAGGGGCTGGTGGATTTGACCGGTTATCGCGCGCCCCTGGGCAGTGCCCAGAATCCCTTGCGCTACAGCTGGCAGTAA
- the hda gene encoding DnaA regulatory inactivator Hda, producing MADSSQSGGVPQQLSLGVSLRDDATFANFFQSPDDGNRQVVGLLRAFASGESPEQAVYLWGEPGSGVTHLLQAVCQVAEAAGRSFQYLPLAELIEAEPEVIVDGLEFLDLVCIDDLQLIEGRANWQTALFHLYNRLRDGGRQLILGARKSPRGLVLDLADLHSRLQWGLTFQLHPLSDADKLAALRQRSRLRGFDLPEDVAQYILHRAPRDTRALFACLEQLDRASLQAQRKITIPFVKQVLNI from the coding sequence GTGGCCGATAGCAGTCAATCTGGTGGTGTCCCGCAGCAGCTCTCGCTGGGGGTGTCTCTGCGCGATGACGCCACCTTTGCCAATTTTTTCCAGTCCCCCGACGATGGCAACCGCCAGGTGGTAGGCCTGCTGCGCGCATTCGCCAGTGGTGAAAGTCCCGAGCAGGCCGTGTACCTGTGGGGCGAACCGGGCAGCGGGGTAACGCACCTGCTGCAAGCGGTTTGCCAGGTAGCAGAGGCGGCAGGGCGCAGCTTTCAGTATCTGCCGTTGGCGGAGCTGATCGAGGCCGAGCCGGAGGTGATCGTCGACGGGCTGGAGTTTCTCGACCTGGTCTGTATCGACGACCTGCAACTGATCGAGGGGCGAGCAAACTGGCAGACCGCCCTGTTTCATCTATACAACCGATTGCGCGACGGCGGTCGCCAGCTGATCCTCGGGGCGCGCAAGTCTCCGCGCGGCCTCGTGCTGGATCTCGCCGACCTGCACTCGCGTTTGCAGTGGGGCCTCACCTTCCAATTACACCCGTTGAGTGATGCCGACAAACTGGCGGCGCTGCGCCAGCGCAGCCGCCTGCGGGGCTTCGACTTGCCGGAAGACGTGGCCCAATACATATTGCATCGGGCACCGCGGGACACCCGCGCGCTCTTCGCCTGCCTGGAGCAGCTGGACCGGGCGTCTCTTCAGGCCCAGCGCAAAATTACAATTCCCTTCGTTAAACAGGTTCTGAATATCTGA
- the sodC gene encoding superoxide dismutase family protein, producing the protein MFRIARKMVVGCGCAAVIAGLAMSASAETVVSVLKVDSKGVGTMLGTVTISETPYGLVFTPNLKGLPHGLHGFHLHQNGSCEPGEKDGKMVPALSAGGHYDPKKTGKHGLPWGDGHLGDLPPLYVDSDGRATSPVLAPRVKVADLKGRALMIHAGGDNFSDQPKPLGGGGARVACGVIQ; encoded by the coding sequence ATGTTCCGGATTGCCCGAAAAATGGTAGTAGGCTGCGGTTGCGCCGCGGTGATCGCGGGGCTGGCAATGTCAGCCAGCGCGGAAACCGTGGTCAGTGTGTTGAAAGTCGACAGCAAGGGGGTGGGTACCATGCTGGGCACGGTGACCATCTCCGAGACTCCCTACGGACTGGTGTTTACCCCCAACCTGAAAGGGCTGCCCCACGGACTGCACGGGTTCCATTTGCACCAGAATGGCAGCTGTGAGCCCGGGGAAAAAGACGGCAAGATGGTGCCCGCGTTGTCGGCGGGTGGTCACTACGACCCGAAAAAGACCGGCAAGCATGGGTTGCCATGGGGCGACGGCCATTTGGGTGACCTGCCACCGCTGTATGTGGACAGCGATGGCCGGGCCACATCGCCGGTACTGGCGCCCCGCGTGAAAGTTGCCGACCTCAAGGGGCGTGCGCTGATGATCCATGCCGGCGGCGATAACTTCTCGGACCAGCCCAAGCCCCTTGGCGGCGGCGGTGCGCGCGTTGCCTGCGGCGTGATTCAATAG
- a CDS encoding catalase family protein: MNRYSRGFLLTACLLATAFYPSVGTAETGVAESVEASIEQLDMQISAAEQAAIVSAITSAREISRIAHQHNSPAHGNLYRRDAHAKATGCVRAEFEVNGDIPAQFQHSVFASPGHTYQAWVRFSNGDMLVQPDGEGDARGMAVKVMGAEGPVIAPELGSGDGPGGANQDFIMTNMPAFFNRNIFDYAENMQHLARLDRKGWFFNLWPPRLHLKETIRAYQTVSSKIDTPLAEQYFSMLPYRLGETTVKFSSRPCPGAHYPATVDTAADDFLTRQMADTLKSGSACFEFMVQPRPAEASADQMPLDDATVIWEEEKAPFIPVARLHIPPQTFTGEAQQQFCENLSMSPWRGVGAWEPLGSLNRARRLVYHAVSEFRHTRNQAPQVEPANWCVPGDGAPCTPQQGLNIRKPVWPLPRCFDDLFQPLDGTAASSQCPRAYGPNLAEGEPAY; the protein is encoded by the coding sequence GTGAATCGGTACTCACGAGGATTTCTGCTCACCGCCTGCCTTCTAGCGACGGCCTTTTACCCGTCTGTGGGCACCGCAGAAACCGGTGTCGCCGAATCGGTGGAAGCGAGCATCGAGCAACTGGACATGCAAATCTCCGCGGCCGAGCAGGCCGCGATTGTCTCCGCCATCACATCCGCCCGTGAAATTTCCCGCATCGCCCACCAGCACAACAGTCCCGCCCACGGCAATCTCTACCGTCGGGATGCCCATGCCAAGGCCACGGGCTGTGTGCGTGCGGAATTTGAGGTGAACGGTGATATCCCCGCACAGTTTCAGCACAGTGTATTTGCCAGCCCCGGGCACACCTACCAGGCATGGGTGCGGTTTTCCAATGGGGACATGCTGGTACAGCCAGATGGCGAGGGGGATGCGCGGGGCATGGCGGTGAAGGTCATGGGCGCAGAGGGCCCGGTGATTGCCCCGGAGCTGGGCAGCGGTGATGGCCCCGGCGGGGCGAATCAGGACTTCATCATGACCAATATGCCAGCCTTTTTTAATCGCAACATTTTCGACTACGCCGAAAATATGCAACATCTGGCGAGGCTGGACCGCAAAGGCTGGTTTTTCAACCTGTGGCCGCCGCGGCTGCACCTGAAAGAAACGATCCGGGCCTATCAGACGGTATCGTCAAAAATCGACACCCCGCTCGCAGAGCAGTATTTCTCCATGCTGCCCTATCGGCTGGGGGAGACCACCGTTAAGTTTTCCAGCCGGCCCTGCCCCGGTGCCCACTACCCGGCCACCGTCGACACCGCTGCGGACGACTTTTTAACCCGACAAATGGCCGATACCCTTAAATCGGGCTCCGCCTGTTTCGAATTCATGGTGCAACCTCGGCCAGCCGAAGCCTCTGCCGACCAGATGCCACTGGATGACGCCACGGTAATCTGGGAGGAAGAAAAAGCGCCTTTCATACCCGTCGCGCGACTTCATATCCCGCCGCAGACATTTACCGGGGAAGCGCAACAGCAATTCTGCGAAAACCTGTCAATGAGTCCCTGGCGTGGCGTGGGCGCCTGGGAGCCCCTGGGCAGCCTCAACCGCGCGCGCCGGCTGGTGTATCACGCAGTGTCTGAATTCCGTCACACACGCAATCAGGCGCCGCAGGTGGAGCCTGCAAACTGGTGTGTGCCCGGAGATGGCGCGCCCTGCACACCGCAGCAGGGCCTGAATATTCGCAAACCTGTCTGGCCGCTACCGCGCTGCTTTGATGACCTGTTCCAGCCGCTGGATGGAACGGCCGCAAGCAGTCAGTGTCCCCGGGCCTATGGCCCCAACCTCGCGGAAGGCGAACCCGCCTATTGA